The following nucleotide sequence is from Chryseobacterium sp. CY350.
CCGAAAACAATTTTGCGAGATGAGGTGGTTTTAAATTACAACTCGATTGAGCAACTGTCATCTAATTTGGGTGCCGTAAAGATCTCTGCCGATATAAGAGATTCTAAAATCGGTTTTTCTGATATTTTAAATTTGGTTCCGACTTTAAGAAATACTGCACCGTTCAACAAATATCCAAATGCGACTTTAAATGTCAACGCTTTTATCAGAGGAACTGTGAATGATCTGGCAATTCAAAATCTGAAAGTTTCAGGGTTAGATCAGTTGAAAGTTCTTGCATCCGGAAAAATCAAAAATGCTATGAATCCTGATCAACTGTATTATGATTTAAAAGTTGCCGAATTATCTTCTTCATCCAAAACAATATATAATTTAGTTCCTAAAAATACGATTCCAAAAAACATTACTTTACCGTCATTCTTCACAATTCGTGGAGCAGCAAAAGGAACTACGAAGCTGGTTGACACCAATTTACGTCTGACTTCCACATTAGGAAATGCCGCAATTATTGCCAAAGCCGATCTTCGCAGAAAAAACAGAGAAACATTTGACGTTAAAGCTAATCTCCAGGGTCTGCAAATCGGAAAACTTATCCAGAATAAAGATCTTGGAAGTACTACAGCTCAAATCAACGCAAAAGGACAAGGCTTTGATCCTAAAACAATGTCTGCAAATCTCTCAGGCACTGTAAGGTCAGCGACTTACAAGGGTTATACTTATCAGAATATGAATCTGAAAGGCAAAATCAACCGTGGTGCTTATGATATCGATTTAAACTCAAAAGATCCTAATGCCAATCTGCATCTTGCTGCAAAAGGAGTTTACAACGAAAAAAATCCGACGGTAAAAGTCAATGGAAATATCAATAAATTAGATTTAAACAAACTCGGATTCTATAGTTCGCCAATGATAGTTGCGGGCGCAATTGATGGCGATTTTAAAACTTTGGATCCTGACAATTTAAACGGATATTTAAATTTAAAAGACTTTGCAATTTCAGACACGAAAGAAGTTTATCCTATTCAGGAGGTAAATTTGCTGGCAGTTTCAACGGCAGATTCTACACAGATAAAATTCAATTCTCAGATCGCCGATGTAGAACTTAACGGAAAGTATAAGCTAACTCAGATTTTTGGAGCGTTAACCCAAACAATCAATCAATATTATCAGTTTCAAAAGCCGTCAAAATCACAAAAGATTGATGCCGGACAGTTTTTCACTTTTAATGCTAAAATAAAAAATGACGATCTTATCCGAAAATTTGTTCCGGATCTGAAGAGTTTTGAAACCATCAATATCAATGGAAATTACAATGCAGATTCTCAACAGATTCTTCTGGATGCACAGATTCCGCAGGTCTTGTATGGAACAAATACTCTAGAAAATACAAGTCTAAAAATTACCAATGAAAATCAGGCATTGCAATACGATCTTAGTGTCGCTTCTTTATCAAGTGAAAGCTTTGCCCTGAAAAAAGTAAATATTAATGGTGATGTTGCGCAAAATATCCTCAATTATAATATCACCACAAAAGATGATAAAGATGAAACGCAGTTCCTCATCGCAGGAAATGCCAAGTCGATGAACGACATAACTGAAATTTCGCTTAATCCAAATGGTTTAAAACTGAATTATATGGATTGGACGGTTGCTGAGAATAATAAAATTCAGATTTTCAGCCAGGGAATTGTGGCAGATAATTTCACACTTTCTAACTCGGGAGCAGAAATTTCTTTACAGTCTGAAAGCAATTCACCGAGCAGTCCGCTGAATGTTTCATTAAAAGATTTTAAAATTGAAACTATTACGGAAATCATTAAAAAAGATTCTCTTCTAGCAAAAGGTACTATCAACGGAACGGCTCAACTTAGAGATTTAACAAAGAACATGACATTCACTTCAGACATTAATGTTTCTGATTTGATTGTGTACGGAAGTCCGGTTGGTAATTTAGCCATCAAGGTCAATAATCAGTCTGCTAATCTTCTGAATGCAGATATTGCGCTTTCAGGAAACAACAATGATGTGAAAATTTTAGGAAATTATAATACTTCATCAAGCAGTTTTGATTTAAATTTAGATATGAATCAGCTTCAGATGAAAACGCTGCAAGGATTTTCCATGAATGCAATCACCAATACAGAAGGGTATCTTTCGGGAGATTTAAAAATTACCGGTACAACGACTGCACCAAAAATTCTTGGCGATCTGAAAATGAATAATGTAGGATTAATGATTTCGCAGACCGGAAGTGATTTCCGCGGAATTGATGATACCATAGGATTTACAAGCCGAGGAATTGAATTTGACGAATTTAAAATCAAAGACAAAGACGGAAATTCTTTAAATATTGACGGGCAGGTTCTTACGCAGACCTACAGAGATTTTGACTTTAATCTAGATTTGGATGCGAAAGATTTTAAAGTGGTAAACTCTGAGAAATCAAATGATGCTTTGATGTATGGAATTTTGTCGATTGATGCGGCTTTAAAAGTGAGAGGAAATTTAGATTTACCAAAAGTAGACGGAAGACTGGCTATTGCAGAAAACACCGATTTTACTTTTGTTCTACCTCAATCTAGCCCATCATTACAGGAAAGAGACGGAATTGTAGAATTTATTGACCAAGATCAGGTAGCTTTAAATAAAACCATTAAAGCAGATTCTATTGACACACAAAGTCCCATCAAAGGATTGGATGTGAACGTAAATATTGAAGTTGATAAAGAAGCAAAAATGTCTATCGTTATTGATAAAGCAGCCGGAGATTTTGTAAAACTGCAGGGTGAAGCTGATCTGACAGGTGGAATTGATCCATCCGGAAAAACTACTTTGGTCGGCGTATATTCTGTCGAAAAAGGAAGCTATGAAATGTCTGTGAGTGTTCTGAAGAGAAAATTTGATATCCAAAAAGGAAGTACAATTACCTGGACAGGTGAACCTACGACCGCAAATCTTGATATTACGGCAATTTACAAAACTGAAACTGCGCCAATTGATTTGGTAGAACAACAGGTTGGCGATGCAGATTTAAATCAATACAAACAAAGAATTCCGTTTAATACTTTATTGATTCTGAAAGGCGAATTGTTGAAACCTGAAATCTCCTTTGATATTACAACGGATGAGAAAAACAATGCTGTATCATCTACTGTTACAGAAACGATTGAAGGAAAACTTGCTCAGCTGAGACAAGATCCGAATGAAATGAATAAACAGGTTTTTGCTTTGCTTTTACTGAACAGATTTATAGGCGAAAATCCTTTCCAAAGCAATTCCGGAGTTTCAGCAGAAACAATGGCGAGACAGAGCGTAAGCAAAATTCTTTCTCAGCAGCTGAACAATTTAGCCGGAGATTTAATTAAAGGAGTTGACCTCAATTTTGATTTGGAATCTACGGAAGATTATTCTACAGGAAGTCAAAATACAAGAACTGATCTTAATATTGGTTTAAGCAAAAAATTATTGAATGACAGACTGAAAGTATCTGTAGGAAGTAATTTCGGATTGGAAGGTGAAGCGAGACAAAATGAAAATACCACAAACATTGCCGGTGACGTGACTGTAGATTACAGCCTTTCACGAGATGGAAGATACATGCTCCGAGCGTACCGTAAAAATGATTACCAAGTGGCATTACAAGGTCAGATTGTAGAAACGGGAGTTGGGTTTATCATTACGCTAGATTACAATCAGTTCAGAGATATTTTCCGAAAATCCAGAAATAACCGAAATAAGGAAAACAGAGAGAACAAGAAAAAACAAGATAACCAAGTCGTAGAATTTAAGTAATGAAGAATAAGTTGAATATATACTGTAAATATTTTTTAGCATCGGGAATGACGGCGGCAGTTGTTTCATGTAGCAACACGAAGTTTTTGAAAGACGGACAAATGCTTTACACCGGAGCAGAAGTGAAGATCGAAAATGATACGCTTCCGAAAAAGAAAAAAAATGAACTGAAAGCTGCACTTGAAGAAAATTTAACTCCAAAACCAAACTCTTCGTTTCTTGGTTTAAGACCAAAACTTTACGCTTACAATGCTACAAAAGAACCAAAAAAAGAAAAAGGACTAAGATATTGGCTGAAATATAAATTTGGAGAAGAGCCTGTTTTATTGGGAGATGTAGACAGAGAATTCAACAAAGACATTATCGTTAATTATTCTGAGAACAAAGGTTATTTTAATGCTAAAGCAAAATACGATACAGTTTCAAAAAATAAGAAAGCACAGGTAATTTATACTCTAAATCCCGGAGCGCAATACATGATCAGCAATGTAAATTTTGTGCAGGATTCTAGTCTGATCAATCAGGAAATACAGGCTTTAAAGGAAAAAACATTGCTTAAAACCGGAAATCCGTTTGATTTGGATGTGATTAAAGCTGAAAGACAAAGAATTGATGATGGTTTGAAAGACAAAGGCTTTTACTATTTTAGTCCAGATAACATTATAGTTCAGGCAGATAGTACGGTTAGCAAGAATCATAAAGTAGAAATGATTGTCAAATTAAAAGACAATACTCCAAAACTTGCAACCGAACAATTTACCATAGATAAAGTTGTTGTTTTTCCAAATTATAATTTACGAGATGCGAAAAATGGATTGTACAATATCCCGATGACCGAAGATTCTCTGAAAGGTTATAAGTACAATGATATTTACGTAGTTGATCCTAAAAAGAAATTTAAACCGAGAATGTTTGATCGTGCATTATATTTTGACAAGGGTGATATTTACAACAGAAAAGATCATAATTTATCGCTAAACAGACTTATTAGTTTAGGTGTTTTTAAGTTTGTAAAAAATGAATTTGTTGTTTCAGATTCGCTAAATCATAAGTTTGATGCGTACTATGTTTTGACGCCGAGAGAACTTCAGTCTTTACGTCTTGAAGCTTTGGGAAGAACCAATTCTGCGAATTATGCAGGAAGTGAGCTGAATCTAAACTGGACACAAAGAAACTTTTTCCGTGGTGCAGAGCAATTTAAAGCTTCTGTTTATGGTGCTTTTGATGTTCAGGTCGGTGGACCG
It contains:
- a CDS encoding translocation/assembly module TamB domain-containing protein; protein product: MKRKVNFKKIIKGIVITIISILILVILAIFSLRIPAVQNYVKDKLVVYLEKKIKTKVSLEKVYIGFPNSLVMENLYLKGQNIDTLLAVRKFDVGLDMWKLINSKADITSIDLEGVRANVIRNPQGKFNFDYIIDAFATSDKEQEQKPSKPFIISLDKIKLKDIGLTFDDQQSKNDIKVYFNSFDTRVKTFDLQNNSYAINDINLDGLKLKLKQDLVEEVSKNVEEKVDSLNQKKPMKLGLNGIKLTNFNIDYGDDNSKTFAKVLFKELSTKVNSINLENNDYNIGNLYLRGANINANLFLPTANANSKKEEKPEVNTVSTKEKAMKLMLGKLFLGDVKVAYNNTAVAPTKSGMDFNHLNFAKLNLDVRNFKMENNGFAGSVKSAEIQEARGLNVQKFNTDFVYAEKEAYLKNLYLQTPKTILRDEVVLNYNSIEQLSSNLGAVKISADIRDSKIGFSDILNLVPTLRNTAPFNKYPNATLNVNAFIRGTVNDLAIQNLKVSGLDQLKVLASGKIKNAMNPDQLYYDLKVAELSSSSKTIYNLVPKNTIPKNITLPSFFTIRGAAKGTTKLVDTNLRLTSTLGNAAIIAKADLRRKNRETFDVKANLQGLQIGKLIQNKDLGSTTAQINAKGQGFDPKTMSANLSGTVRSATYKGYTYQNMNLKGKINRGAYDIDLNSKDPNANLHLAAKGVYNEKNPTVKVNGNINKLDLNKLGFYSSPMIVAGAIDGDFKTLDPDNLNGYLNLKDFAISDTKEVYPIQEVNLLAVSTADSTQIKFNSQIADVELNGKYKLTQIFGALTQTINQYYQFQKPSKSQKIDAGQFFTFNAKIKNDDLIRKFVPDLKSFETININGNYNADSQQILLDAQIPQVLYGTNTLENTSLKITNENQALQYDLSVASLSSESFALKKVNINGDVAQNILNYNITTKDDKDETQFLIAGNAKSMNDITEISLNPNGLKLNYMDWTVAENNKIQIFSQGIVADNFTLSNSGAEISLQSESNSPSSPLNVSLKDFKIETITEIIKKDSLLAKGTINGTAQLRDLTKNMTFTSDINVSDLIVYGSPVGNLAIKVNNQSANLLNADIALSGNNNDVKILGNYNTSSSSFDLNLDMNQLQMKTLQGFSMNAITNTEGYLSGDLKITGTTTAPKILGDLKMNNVGLMISQTGSDFRGIDDTIGFTSRGIEFDEFKIKDKDGNSLNIDGQVLTQTYRDFDFNLDLDAKDFKVVNSEKSNDALMYGILSIDAALKVRGNLDLPKVDGRLAIAENTDFTFVLPQSSPSLQERDGIVEFIDQDQVALNKTIKADSIDTQSPIKGLDVNVNIEVDKEAKMSIVIDKAAGDFVKLQGEADLTGGIDPSGKTTLVGVYSVEKGSYEMSVSVLKRKFDIQKGSTITWTGEPTTANLDITAIYKTETAPIDLVEQQVGDADLNQYKQRIPFNTLLILKGELLKPEISFDITTDEKNNAVSSTVTETIEGKLAQLRQDPNEMNKQVFALLLLNRFIGENPFQSNSGVSAETMARQSVSKILSQQLNNLAGDLIKGVDLNFDLESTEDYSTGSQNTRTDLNIGLSKKLLNDRLKVSVGSNFGLEGEARQNENTTNIAGDVTVDYSLSRDGRYMLRAYRKNDYQVALQGQIVETGVGFIITLDYNQFRDIFRKSRNNRNKENRENKKKQDNQVVEFK
- the tamL gene encoding translocation and assembly module lipoprotein TamL: MKNKLNIYCKYFLASGMTAAVVSCSNTKFLKDGQMLYTGAEVKIENDTLPKKKKNELKAALEENLTPKPNSSFLGLRPKLYAYNATKEPKKEKGLRYWLKYKFGEEPVLLGDVDREFNKDIIVNYSENKGYFNAKAKYDTVSKNKKAQVIYTLNPGAQYMISNVNFVQDSSLINQEIQALKEKTLLKTGNPFDLDVIKAERQRIDDGLKDKGFYYFSPDNIIVQADSTVSKNHKVEMIVKLKDNTPKLATEQFTIDKVVVFPNYNLRDAKNGLYNIPMTEDSLKGYKYNDIYVVDPKKKFKPRMFDRALYFDKGDIYNRKDHNLSLNRLISLGVFKFVKNEFVVSDSLNHKFDAYYVLTPRELQSLRLEALGRTNSANYAGSELNLNWTQRNFFRGAEQFKASVYGAFDVQVGGPADAENIFRAGANAQLSIPRIVAPFQFNSSSAFVPRTNIQLGYEFQNRTTLYTLNTFNASFGYQWKENVRKEHELKLIDISLIAPANVTEKYTDRYFLNPYLERVVDKQLIFGPTYSYTYSTTMLPRKNTFYYKGMLDLAGNITGLVTGANKKEGKEKTIFGVPFSQYAKIENDVRFYHKFGEKTSFATRFIAGVAIPYGNSEHIPFSRQFFVGGSNSIRAFRARTLGPGSYDPRTQQAQGGFVFDQAGDVKLELNAEYRANLYKFLNVAAFVDAGNIWLINDDIDENGINTRPGGKFSKEFLSEIAVGAGVGLRLDFSILILRLDLAMPLRVPYYEKGERWAFDKINFGDSSWRRDNLILNIAIGYPF